One stretch of Brevibacillus laterosporus DNA includes these proteins:
- a CDS encoding carbamoyl-phosphate synthase small subunit — protein MKARLILEDGTICIGKAMGATNESIGEVVFNTGLTGYQEVLSDPSYCGQIVVMTYPLIGNYGINRDDLEAVRPFIHGFVVREHCDMPSNWRSTQTLDELLKSYEIPGISGVDTRMLTRKIRHFGTLRGLITTSEQPAEELIARLKGTDVMTDQVAQVSTKSIFSSPGNGDRVVLVDFGSKHGIMRELSKRGCDIVVVPHNVTADEIRRLQPDGILLSNGPGDPKDVPQAIQMIKEILGEYPLFGICLGHQLFALASGADTEKLKFGHRGGNHPVKELPTGRTYITSQNHGYAVNEASITGTELEVTHLALNDGTIEGLRNNGKQAFSVQYHPEAAPGPYDSGYLFDQFLDMMKQSKEEKWYAKNR, from the coding sequence ATGAAAGCACGTTTGATATTAGAAGACGGAACGATTTGTATAGGAAAAGCGATGGGAGCCACCAATGAAAGCATCGGTGAGGTTGTATTTAACACAGGATTGACGGGCTATCAAGAGGTATTATCCGATCCTTCTTATTGTGGACAGATCGTCGTCATGACGTATCCCTTGATTGGTAACTACGGGATTAACCGCGATGATCTAGAGGCGGTTCGACCGTTTATCCATGGTTTTGTAGTACGCGAGCATTGCGATATGCCAAGTAATTGGCGCTCCACGCAAACCTTAGATGAGCTATTAAAATCATATGAAATACCAGGGATTTCTGGTGTAGATACACGTATGTTAACGCGCAAAATTCGTCATTTTGGAACCTTGCGTGGACTGATCACGACAAGCGAACAACCAGCCGAAGAGTTGATTGCACGTTTGAAAGGCACAGATGTAATGACGGATCAGGTTGCTCAGGTATCAACAAAGAGTATCTTCTCTAGTCCAGGTAACGGCGATCGTGTGGTTCTAGTAGATTTTGGTTCCAAGCACGGCATTATGCGCGAATTGTCCAAACGAGGTTGCGACATTGTAGTTGTTCCGCATAACGTTACAGCAGATGAGATTCGCCGTTTGCAACCAGATGGCATACTGTTGTCTAACGGCCCTGGCGATCCTAAGGATGTGCCGCAAGCCATTCAGATGATTAAAGAGATTCTCGGTGAATACCCGCTGTTTGGAATCTGCTTAGGACATCAGCTGTTTGCTCTGGCTAGCGGAGCGGACACGGAGAAATTGAAGTTTGGTCATCGTGGTGGTAATCATCCTGTAAAGGAATTACCAACTGGACGTACATACATCACGTCCCAAAACCATGGTTATGCAGTAAACGAAGCTTCCATTACAGGAACGGAATTAGAGGTAACTCATCTTGCGCTTAATGACGGTACGATTGAGGGACTGCGTAATAATGGAAAGCAAGCCTTCTCTGTTCAATACCATCCAGAAGCGGCACCGGGCCCATACGATTCAGGTTATTTATTCGACCAATTCTTAGACATGATGAAACAATCCAAGGAGGAGAAATGGTATGCCAAAAATAGATAA
- a CDS encoding orotate phosphoribosyltransferase, with amino-acid sequence MSTTIAKRVAQHLLTIGAVHLRPEEPFTWTSGIKSPIYCDNRITMTYPEVRSYLADAFVQVIHERFPEVEVIAGTATAGIPHAAWIADRMGLPMIYVRDKAKGHGRQNQIEGRIAAGQKVVVIEDLISTGGSSIKAAKAVELEGAEVLGVVAIFSYQFADAEHAFAEANYPLHTLSNYTALLEQAKDNGTISAEQEKVLSRWKEKPHSFYTEQGIPFT; translated from the coding sequence ATGAGTACAACCATTGCAAAACGAGTAGCACAACATCTGTTAACGATTGGAGCTGTACATCTCCGTCCAGAAGAACCGTTTACTTGGACATCTGGCATTAAGTCTCCCATCTATTGTGATAATCGTATCACGATGACATACCCAGAGGTACGTAGCTATTTAGCAGATGCTTTTGTTCAGGTGATCCATGAGCGTTTCCCTGAAGTAGAAGTTATTGCTGGAACAGCGACGGCAGGAATCCCTCATGCGGCATGGATTGCTGATCGTATGGGTTTGCCAATGATCTATGTGCGCGATAAGGCAAAAGGTCACGGTCGTCAAAATCAGATCGAGGGACGTATCGCTGCTGGACAAAAAGTGGTCGTTATTGAAGACTTAATTTCCACAGGTGGAAGCTCTATTAAAGCGGCGAAGGCTGTTGAGCTGGAAGGGGCAGAGGTACTAGGGGTAGTAGCGATCTTTAGCTACCAATTTGCAGACGCGGAGCATGCTTTTGCCGAGGCGAACTATCCGTTGCACACGTTGTCGAACTATACAGCGCTATTGGAGCAAGCGAAAGATAATGGAACAATCAGTGCTGAGCAAGAAAAAGTATTGTCCCGGTGGAAAGAAAAGCCTCATAGCTTTTATACGGAGCAAGGTATCCCCTTTACGTAG
- a CDS encoding MFS transporter, producing MLSRNKSYLCLVVGEVIAGTGMWIGIIGNLKFLQHLFDSDFLKGLLLMVGLFVSLFFSPKAGEWIDRFSKKHVLFYATLIRCLAPICMLFAIHYDSVGWMIASSIFIQLAATFYQPAAQASIPLIVPAEELLRANGFYVNASTLARIGGTAIGGILIGFMQLWTLYSITLACYFVLILFILPVHIPVINSLKTAGKVIKMPFREVFSLLKSDRTLSLGLTNALVVSYFVGGSNLLVINFSEMLKVPGLMGWIYTTEGLTALIAGVLVKRFFGKTNLVMSSTLFLFLLALSQIGMAMSYDLVPLLLSYTLFGFCFGTVVPLNATLFQKQLPAESRGRFFSFKTMLDRAWFLLSLAGTGLCLDLMGIHSYLFAMGFASLVVGGLSYYYGKRHALDVRQVSEAPPAKMA from the coding sequence ATTTTATCACGGAATAAATCTTACTTATGCTTGGTTGTAGGTGAGGTTATCGCTGGTACAGGCATGTGGATCGGAATTATCGGAAACCTTAAATTTTTGCAACATTTGTTTGATTCCGATTTTTTAAAAGGTTTATTGTTAATGGTGGGTCTCTTTGTCAGTCTGTTCTTTTCCCCTAAAGCTGGCGAATGGATCGATCGTTTTTCGAAAAAGCATGTGTTGTTTTATGCCACCTTGATTCGCTGTTTAGCACCCATTTGTATGTTATTTGCGATTCATTACGATTCTGTAGGTTGGATGATTGCCTCGTCCATTTTTATTCAATTAGCTGCCACATTCTATCAACCAGCTGCCCAAGCATCTATTCCATTAATTGTGCCAGCTGAGGAATTACTCCGTGCCAACGGGTTTTATGTAAATGCTTCCACGCTCGCAAGAATTGGGGGAACGGCGATCGGTGGGATATTGATTGGCTTTATGCAATTATGGACGCTGTATAGCATTACACTCGCCTGCTATTTTGTCCTTATTCTTTTCATTCTTCCTGTTCATATCCCTGTTATCAACTCATTAAAAACAGCTGGTAAAGTCATTAAAATGCCTTTTCGAGAGGTTTTCTCCTTGCTTAAATCAGATCGGACGCTAAGTCTTGGTCTTACGAATGCATTGGTTGTCTCTTATTTCGTAGGTGGCTCCAATCTATTAGTTATCAATTTCAGTGAGATGCTAAAAGTGCCCGGCTTGATGGGCTGGATTTATACAACAGAGGGACTCACAGCACTTATTGCTGGTGTTCTGGTCAAACGTTTTTTTGGAAAAACGAATTTGGTCATGTCCTCCACCCTGTTCCTATTTTTGTTGGCATTGTCCCAAATTGGGATGGCTATGTCGTACGACTTGGTTCCATTACTTTTATCTTATACGCTATTCGGGTTCTGTTTTGGGACGGTTGTACCTCTTAATGCCACCCTCTTTCAAAAACAATTGCCTGCTGAATCACGTGGACGCTTCTTTTCCTTTAAAACCATGCTAGATCGTGCTTGGTTCTTACTATCACTAGCTGGCACTGGTCTTTGTCTTGATCTGATGGGCATTCACTCTTATTTATTCGCGATGGGCTTCGCTTCTCTTGTTGTCGGTGGTCTTTCCTACTACTATGGCAAGCGACATGCCCTAGATGTCCGGCAAGTTTCAGAAGCACCTCCTGCTAAAATGGCATAA
- a CDS encoding DUF309 domain-containing protein, with protein MYPSAYVEFLLHFHTDRDYFECHEILEEYWKSLPPEIRTSTWVCLIQVAVALYHHRRGNFSGATKLLHNASKLAISNKEELHHLGIDVDSFKHLLKERLQVVMEQKAYHSMNLPLTSESLLQQCRELASSRGLVFGSISNLADDYLLHKHTLRDRSEVILERNHRLMQKKGQDEKPL; from the coding sequence ATGTATCCTTCTGCTTATGTAGAATTTTTACTTCATTTTCATACGGATCGAGATTACTTTGAATGTCACGAGATTTTAGAGGAATACTGGAAGTCACTCCCTCCAGAAATACGTACGTCTACATGGGTATGTCTTATTCAAGTAGCTGTCGCTCTTTATCATCACCGTCGTGGTAACTTTAGCGGGGCAACAAAATTACTTCACAATGCCTCCAAGTTGGCGATTTCGAACAAAGAGGAGCTTCATCACTTAGGCATTGACGTGGATTCCTTCAAACATCTACTTAAGGAACGTTTGCAGGTCGTTATGGAGCAAAAAGCGTATCACAGCATGAATCTTCCCTTAACCAGTGAAAGCCTTCTACAGCAGTGTAGGGAGCTTGCTAGTAGCCGCGGATTAGTTTTTGGTAGCATCAGCAACCTTGCCGATGACTATCTCTTACACAAGCACACCCTACGTGATCGTAGCGAGGTTATTTTGGAACGCAACCATAGACTTATGCAAAAGAAAGGACAGGACGAAAAACCATTGTAA
- a CDS encoding orotidine-5'-phosphate decarboxylase: METALFQDHSLHQVDERIILALDFQTKEEVMNCLASLENQVRYVKVGMELFYAEGSAIVSFFKERGLQVFVDLKIHDIPNTAKGSMKSLAKHGADMVNLHVAGGVAMMEAAREGLEQGTSAGSKSPLLIGVTMLTSSSQQMMNEQISIPGRLEDAVVHYACLANQAGLDGVVASPLEVPIIKQATRNDFLTVTPGIRTVGSAFGDQTRVTTPAKAFELGTDYIVIGRSITQAEEPAKAWADMIVSIREGK; the protein is encoded by the coding sequence ATGGAAACAGCTTTATTTCAAGACCATTCGCTGCATCAGGTGGACGAGCGGATTATTTTAGCGCTTGATTTTCAAACAAAAGAAGAGGTAATGAACTGCCTTGCTAGCTTAGAGAATCAGGTCCGCTATGTGAAAGTAGGCATGGAGCTTTTCTATGCAGAAGGGTCAGCAATTGTTTCTTTTTTTAAGGAACGGGGGTTGCAGGTTTTTGTCGATTTGAAAATCCATGATATTCCGAATACAGCCAAAGGTTCGATGAAAAGTTTGGCTAAGCATGGCGCTGATATGGTGAATCTACACGTAGCAGGCGGAGTAGCTATGATGGAAGCGGCACGAGAAGGATTGGAGCAAGGAACCTCTGCTGGCAGTAAATCTCCGTTGCTGATTGGAGTAACCATGCTGACAAGCAGCAGCCAGCAGATGATGAATGAACAAATCTCTATTCCTGGTAGATTGGAAGATGCGGTAGTTCACTATGCATGCTTGGCTAATCAAGCTGGGTTGGACGGTGTTGTTGCTTCTCCATTGGAAGTACCAATCATTAAACAGGCCACTAGGAACGATTTTCTAACGGTAACACCTGGTATTCGCACCGTAGGATCTGCGTTTGGAGATCAAACACGAGTCACCACACCAGCCAAAGCATTTGAACTAGGTACAGATTATATCGTTATCGGTAGGTCCATTACACAGGCAGAAGAACCGGCAAAAGCATGGGCTGACATGATTGTAAGTATTCGGGAGGGAAAATAG
- a CDS encoding cytochrome c biogenesis protein CcdC, giving the protein MNTFLGISPTVGSILIGLFMATTVIIVRLRSAKKPVSTRKIIIPPVAMATGFAMFHYPGVPTPISYDFIAFFIGCLFSIPLILSSRFEQVGNHVFLRRSNAFIAVLFVLLAIRLAIKIWVGDTFTPMQTAGLFFVLAYGMILPWRVAMLFMYKRLVK; this is encoded by the coding sequence ATGAATACATTTCTTGGCATCTCTCCTACAGTAGGTAGTATACTTATCGGTCTGTTCATGGCAACCACAGTCATTATTGTTCGGTTGCGTTCAGCCAAAAAACCTGTATCCACACGTAAGATTATTATCCCACCCGTTGCTATGGCAACAGGGTTTGCGATGTTTCATTATCCGGGCGTGCCCACACCCATCAGCTATGATTTTATCGCTTTCTTTATTGGGTGTTTGTTTTCCATACCGCTCATTTTGTCCTCCCGCTTTGAACAAGTAGGGAATCATGTCTTTTTACGTCGTTCCAATGCTTTTATCGCTGTTTTATTTGTTCTCTTGGCAATTCGACTCGCCATTAAAATCTGGGTTGGAGATACGTTCACTCCCATGCAGACGGCAGGTTTATTCTTTGTCCTTGCTTATGGTATGATTTTACCGTGGCGGGTTGCTATGTTGTTTATGTATAAAAGATTGGTTAAATGA
- a CDS encoding CPBP family intramembrane metalloprotease, translating to MCTSKVEKRKRHPLLILICYSCFATLTIFYGLVERHSLLITFVGFHFVTCLIIPIFHACWEGNLAVKWREAWGLHRHQERKLKGIWWGIISGILLFMLICFGFHLLLLSGMSTEWMRLKLFSWGLTDGSKWWFALYMTVGNSLLEELLWRGFLLERLLYNMSLSKAILLSSFFYALYHFIIGATLFGAQIGLLATFLVFVTGMFWGWLRRTYQSIYPTWISHLFADWALMYMMLRYVL from the coding sequence ATGTGTACAAGCAAAGTAGAAAAAAGGAAAAGGCATCCTTTATTAATACTTATATGCTATAGCTGCTTTGCGACCCTCACTATATTCTATGGACTGGTAGAGAGACATAGCTTACTTATTACTTTTGTTGGATTTCATTTCGTGACCTGTCTTATCATTCCAATTTTTCATGCCTGTTGGGAAGGGAACTTGGCGGTAAAGTGGAGAGAAGCATGGGGGTTGCATAGGCATCAGGAAAGAAAGCTAAAAGGAATCTGGTGGGGAATCATTTCGGGAATTCTGTTGTTTATGCTCATTTGCTTTGGCTTCCATCTATTACTGTTGTCAGGGATGTCTACAGAGTGGATGCGCCTCAAGCTGTTTTCCTGGGGATTAACTGATGGGTCCAAATGGTGGTTTGCCCTATATATGACAGTCGGCAACTCGCTTTTGGAAGAGTTGTTATGGAGAGGCTTTCTGCTAGAACGTTTGCTTTATAATATGTCCCTATCTAAGGCTATTTTACTTAGTAGTTTTTTTTATGCGTTGTATCATTTTATCATTGGTGCTACTTTATTTGGTGCTCAGATAGGATTGCTTGCTACTTTCTTGGTTTTTGTGACCGGGATGTTTTGGGGATGGTTGAGGAGAACGTATCAAAGTATCTACCCGACGTGGATCAGTCATTTATTTGCGGATTGGGCTTTAATGTATATGATGCTTCGCTATGTATTGTAA
- a CDS encoding carbamoyl-phosphate synthase large subunit produces the protein MPKIDNLKKILVIGSGPIVIGQAAEFDYAGTQACEALKEEGMEVVLINSNPATIMTDTNMADKVYIEPITPEFVARVIRQEKPDGLLPTLGGQTGLNMAVALADLGVLEEENVTLLGTKLTSIKQAEDRELFRSLMQELNEPVPDSVIVSTVEEALDFANEIGYPIIVRPAYTLGGTGGGICEDEASLIEIVTSGLKYSPITQCLVERSIAGMKEIEYEVMRDANDNCIVVCNMENIDPVGVHTGDSVVVAPSQTLSDREYQMLRSSALNIIRALKIEGGCNVQYALDPVSFQYYVIEVNPRVSRSSALASKATGYPIAKMAAKIAIGYTLDELKNPVTGQTYACFEPTLDYVVSKIPRWPFDKFQSANRRLGTQMKATGEVMAIGRSFEESMMKAIRSLEIGSHHLEIPEAKELSDEELEQRLVIADDERLFLLAEAMRRGYHISRIHQLTKIDLFFLHKFWNIVAYETTLAESGLTQEALYEAKRLGFTDRKIAECTGQKEEEVYNLRTQWGMKPVYKMVDTCAAEFEAQTPYYYSTYEQENEFVDTGKKRVIVLGSGPIRIGQGIEFDYSTVHAVWALKEAGYEAIIVNNNPETVSTDFNTSDRLYFEPLYLEDVMHIIDQEQPEGVIVQFGGQTAINLADKLSKRGVKILGTSLENIDAAENREKFEALLRKLDVAQPPGKTVTSVEEAVVAADMLGFPVLVRPSYVLGGRAMEIVYNEEELISYMKKAVKVNPEHPVLIDRYMLGIEAEVDAICDGENVLIPGIMEHIERAGVHSGDSIAVYPPQSLSEEVKAEIIDMTTKLARALCIKGLLNIQFVIYKGKPYVIEVNPRSSRTVPFLSKVTGIPMANIATKAILGYSIPDQGFTPGYHLEEEMVSVKVPVFSFTKLRRVDITLGPEMKSTGEVMGRETTLAKALYKGLLAAGMNIPTKGTLLVTVADKDKEEALSITKRFQQLGFNLLATDGTADHLEQAGLSVRRVQKLSEGTPNLLDEIRTGQVNLVLNTLTKGKTPQRDGFRIRREAVENGAVCLTSLDTASAILHVLETITFSTEAMPKQQMGKVLITK, from the coding sequence ATGCCAAAAATAGATAATCTGAAAAAAATTCTGGTGATTGGCTCCGGTCCTATCGTAATTGGACAGGCGGCAGAGTTTGATTATGCAGGGACACAAGCTTGCGAGGCTTTAAAAGAAGAAGGCATGGAGGTAGTTCTAATCAACTCCAACCCAGCCACAATCATGACGGATACCAATATGGCTGACAAAGTATACATCGAGCCAATCACACCTGAGTTTGTAGCGCGTGTGATTCGTCAGGAAAAACCAGATGGATTGTTGCCAACGTTGGGCGGACAGACAGGTCTGAATATGGCAGTAGCTCTAGCAGACCTTGGTGTACTTGAAGAAGAAAATGTAACGCTACTAGGAACAAAGCTAACTTCAATTAAACAAGCGGAAGATCGCGAGTTGTTCCGCTCTCTCATGCAAGAATTAAATGAACCAGTACCTGATTCTGTGATCGTTAGCACGGTGGAAGAAGCACTCGATTTCGCAAATGAAATTGGCTACCCGATCATTGTTCGTCCCGCTTACACACTTGGTGGAACCGGCGGAGGTATTTGTGAGGATGAGGCTTCTTTGATCGAAATCGTCACAAGTGGCTTGAAATATTCCCCGATTACTCAATGCTTGGTGGAAAGAAGTATTGCCGGTATGAAAGAAATAGAATATGAAGTGATGCGTGACGCTAACGACAACTGTATCGTGGTATGCAATATGGAAAATATTGATCCAGTTGGCGTACACACAGGTGATTCAGTAGTCGTAGCTCCAAGTCAAACACTATCTGATCGTGAATATCAAATGCTACGCTCCTCTGCATTAAACATTATCCGAGCCTTGAAAATTGAGGGTGGATGCAATGTTCAGTACGCACTTGATCCGGTCAGCTTCCAATACTATGTCATTGAGGTAAATCCTCGTGTCAGTCGCTCTTCTGCACTGGCGTCTAAAGCAACTGGCTATCCGATCGCTAAGATGGCGGCGAAAATTGCTATTGGCTATACGCTGGATGAGTTAAAAAATCCAGTAACCGGACAAACCTACGCTTGCTTTGAACCAACTCTTGATTATGTGGTTAGCAAAATTCCACGCTGGCCTTTCGATAAATTTCAATCCGCTAATCGTCGTCTTGGTACGCAAATGAAGGCAACGGGTGAGGTGATGGCGATTGGACGTAGCTTTGAAGAATCTATGATGAAAGCGATTCGCTCACTGGAGATCGGTAGTCATCACCTGGAAATACCAGAAGCAAAAGAACTATCTGATGAAGAACTGGAACAACGTCTGGTAATCGCTGATGATGAACGCCTCTTCTTACTAGCGGAAGCGATGCGTCGTGGCTACCATATCTCCCGTATCCATCAGTTAACCAAGATTGACCTGTTCTTCTTACACAAATTCTGGAACATCGTTGCCTACGAAACAACCTTAGCTGAGTCTGGCTTGACTCAAGAAGCCCTGTATGAAGCAAAACGCCTTGGCTTTACCGATCGAAAAATCGCGGAATGTACAGGACAAAAAGAAGAAGAGGTATATAACCTACGCACACAATGGGGAATGAAGCCCGTTTATAAAATGGTGGATACTTGCGCTGCCGAGTTCGAAGCCCAAACACCATATTATTACTCGACCTATGAGCAAGAGAATGAATTTGTTGATACAGGTAAGAAACGTGTTATCGTGCTAGGCTCTGGTCCCATTCGCATCGGGCAAGGGATTGAATTTGATTATTCTACGGTGCATGCAGTCTGGGCTTTGAAAGAAGCTGGATACGAAGCCATCATTGTCAATAATAATCCTGAGACGGTATCAACAGACTTTAACACGTCTGATCGACTCTACTTTGAACCCTTGTATCTAGAAGATGTCATGCATATCATCGACCAAGAGCAACCAGAAGGTGTCATTGTTCAGTTTGGTGGGCAAACAGCGATCAATCTTGCTGATAAACTCTCTAAACGTGGTGTCAAAATCTTGGGTACAAGTCTAGAAAATATTGATGCAGCAGAGAACCGAGAGAAATTTGAAGCCTTGTTGCGAAAGCTAGATGTAGCTCAACCGCCGGGAAAAACAGTGACTTCTGTAGAAGAAGCAGTGGTTGCAGCTGACATGCTAGGCTTCCCTGTACTGGTTCGCCCTTCATATGTATTGGGAGGACGAGCGATGGAAATTGTTTACAACGAAGAAGAGCTAATCTCTTATATGAAAAAAGCAGTAAAAGTAAATCCAGAGCATCCCGTTCTCATTGATCGATATATGCTGGGAATCGAAGCAGAAGTAGATGCGATTTGCGATGGGGAGAATGTCTTGATTCCTGGCATCATGGAACACATCGAACGCGCAGGGGTTCATTCTGGTGACTCTATCGCAGTATATCCGCCGCAATCCTTGTCAGAGGAAGTAAAGGCAGAGATCATCGACATGACTACAAAGCTTGCACGCGCTCTCTGCATCAAGGGTTTACTCAATATCCAATTCGTTATCTATAAAGGAAAACCGTATGTCATCGAGGTCAACCCACGCAGTTCCCGTACAGTGCCGTTCTTGTCAAAAGTAACGGGTATTCCAATGGCAAACATTGCGACGAAAGCAATTCTTGGCTACAGCATTCCAGACCAGGGCTTCACGCCAGGCTATCATCTAGAAGAAGAGATGGTATCTGTAAAAGTACCTGTCTTCTCCTTTACAAAACTGCGACGTGTGGACATCACTTTAGGACCTGAGATGAAGTCAACTGGGGAAGTAATGGGACGTGAAACTACTCTAGCAAAAGCTCTGTACAAGGGATTGCTAGCGGCTGGCATGAATATTCCAACCAAAGGAACTCTTTTAGTAACGGTAGCAGACAAAGATAAGGAGGAAGCGTTATCTATCACAAAACGCTTCCAACAGCTTGGTTTTAACCTACTTGCTACAGATGGTACAGCAGACCACTTAGAGCAAGCAGGTTTGTCTGTACGTCGTGTACAAAAGTTATCGGAAGGTACACCGAACCTGCTAGATGAAATTCGCACAGGTCAAGTAAACCTAGTGCTTAACACCTTAACGAAAGGTAAAACACCACAACGCGATGGCTTCCGCATTCGTCGTGAGGCAGTGGAGAATGGGGCAGTATGTCTGACATCTCTGGATACAGCGAGTGCAATTTTGCATGTATTAGAGACGATCACATTCTCTACAGAGGCGATGCCAAAGCAACAGATGGGTAAGGTGCTGATCACAAAGTAA